A part of Corynebacterium lactis RW2-5 genomic DNA contains:
- the rimP gene encoding ribosome maturation factor RimP has protein sequence MARAVDLSIMAIPAPEKIEEFVSPALSELGLDVEAVKVVRAGAKSQVIVSVDGDQRPDLDGLEDATRAVSEALDAAEARGDANFGSQGYTLEVSTPGIDAPLVKPRHWRRNHGRVVHISLADGGSCPGRIGALNDAEDSVIIVSSAGPKGRPRAVGRVVRLAEIARAVVQVEFSTPPAVEMDLAGLKFDDALNRLEDDK, from the coding sequence ATGGCAAGGGCTGTAGACTTGTCGATTATGGCGATACCCGCACCAGAAAAAATTGAAGAATTCGTGAGCCCAGCGTTGTCCGAGCTGGGGCTGGACGTCGAGGCCGTGAAGGTGGTCCGCGCCGGAGCCAAGTCTCAGGTAATCGTGAGCGTCGACGGCGACCAGCGCCCCGACCTCGACGGCCTCGAGGACGCTACCCGTGCGGTCTCGGAGGCGCTCGATGCCGCTGAGGCGCGCGGCGACGCTAACTTCGGCTCCCAGGGGTATACCCTCGAAGTTTCCACTCCGGGAATCGATGCACCGCTGGTCAAGCCTCGCCACTGGCGACGCAATCACGGCAGGGTCGTCCACATTTCGCTTGCCGACGGCGGAAGCTGCCCCGGCCGTATCGGTGCGCTGAATGATGCCGAGGATTCGGTGATTATCGTCTCATCCGCAGGGCCGAAGGGCAGGCCGCGCGCTGTTGGGCGCGTGGTGCGATTGGCTGAAATCGCTCGCGCGGTGGTACAAGTTGAATTCTCAACACCGCCCGCAGTCGAGATGGACCTTGCGGGTCTCAAGTTTGACGATGCCTTGAACAGGCTGGAGGATGACAAGTGA
- a CDS encoding 4'-phosphopantetheinyl transferase family protein — MHVYTSTSQAAGGPDELAATAIEALTPLEREQSKGFSEKRLREFALGRLLARRCLQDAGAQSSSREGIGIGPDRGPQWPDGIVGSISHCPGAFAAIVGHNASLAGIGIDVEAQQEISPGILEAVLRSDEGHDDALVKFSAKESLYKLWAPIMGQWLDFSEASVRLVECSEQLSGHRAGEIEYTLHTEEPTPEVFSRVKGLWLAGPDLVATAAWINA; from the coding sequence ATGCATGTCTATACGTCGACCAGCCAAGCTGCCGGAGGCCCCGATGAACTCGCCGCCACCGCTATCGAAGCCCTCACCCCGCTCGAGAGGGAACAATCCAAGGGCTTTTCGGAAAAGCGCCTGCGTGAGTTCGCTCTAGGAAGGCTGCTGGCTCGCCGCTGCCTACAAGACGCAGGTGCGCAGAGCTCCTCTCGCGAGGGGATCGGCATCGGCCCCGACCGCGGTCCACAGTGGCCTGATGGCATTGTTGGCTCCATCAGTCATTGTCCGGGCGCGTTCGCCGCGATAGTCGGGCACAATGCGTCGCTTGCGGGAATCGGCATCGATGTCGAGGCTCAGCAGGAGATATCCCCCGGCATCTTAGAGGCGGTGCTTCGCAGTGACGAGGGCCACGATGATGCTCTGGTTAAATTCTCCGCAAAGGAGTCGCTCTACAAGCTTTGGGCACCGATTATGGGGCAGTGGTTGGACTTCTCGGAGGCCTCGGTGCGTCTAGTAGAGTGCTCCGAACAGCTGTCGGGGCACCGCGCCGGCGAAATTGAGTACACGTTGCACACGGAAGAGCCAACCCCGGAAGTCTTTTCTCGGGTCAAAGGGCTATGGCTGGCCGGCCCCGACCTCGTGGCCACAGCAGCCTGGATCAACGCCTAG
- a CDS encoding MATE family efflux transporter codes for MSSLNDDSSVAHSREVTFRTIVSLALPALGVLAAPALYVLLDTAVIGRLGAVELAALAAGSTVFSVVTTQLTFLAYGTTARASRAFGRGAVKDAVAEGLQATWVALLVGGILFAVVGIFAPTFTSWLTPEQTVAREAGIWLRIAAFAIPLTLIAQAGNGWLRGIQNTRAPLVYVLAGLGPAALAIIPLVSAFGLAGSAMAVLGGELITGTLFLRRLLRECAKREIALAPRREVIVSQLVLGRDLIVRSLSFQVAFLSAAAVAGRVGATSLGGHQVMLQLWNLISLLLDSLAIAAQTLVGAALGAGTVAVARWTGRRVTYWSAGISVGLAVVFAVLNAAIVRLFTSHDGVIDAVVSGPWWILVAMIPIGGVVFALDGVLLGASDAAYLRNATVASVLLGFLPPVWLANFFGWGLGGIWAGLLLFMILRLAFVTVRFMGTKWHGAAHAGSEVSSEAQ; via the coding sequence ATGTCTTCGCTTAACGACGACTCCTCGGTCGCTCACTCCAGGGAAGTCACGTTTCGTACTATTGTCTCCCTGGCCCTACCTGCGCTGGGAGTTCTCGCGGCTCCGGCCCTGTACGTGCTGTTGGATACGGCCGTGATTGGTCGGCTCGGTGCGGTTGAGCTAGCTGCTCTGGCCGCCGGTTCCACGGTCTTTTCAGTGGTGACGACCCAGCTGACGTTCCTCGCCTACGGTACGACCGCTCGCGCCTCGCGCGCATTCGGCCGCGGCGCAGTGAAGGATGCTGTGGCGGAAGGGCTGCAGGCAACGTGGGTGGCGCTGCTTGTCGGTGGCATTCTTTTCGCCGTCGTAGGGATATTCGCACCGACTTTTACATCCTGGCTGACCCCGGAGCAGACGGTCGCCCGCGAGGCGGGAATCTGGCTGCGTATTGCGGCCTTTGCGATTCCGCTGACGCTGATTGCCCAGGCGGGAAACGGCTGGCTGCGCGGTATCCAGAACACTCGCGCACCACTCGTCTACGTGCTCGCGGGGCTCGGACCGGCTGCTTTGGCGATTATTCCGCTGGTTTCGGCATTCGGTCTGGCCGGCTCGGCCATGGCGGTGCTGGGCGGTGAGCTGATTACCGGAACCCTATTTTTGCGCCGTTTGTTGCGCGAGTGTGCGAAGCGAGAGATTGCCCTCGCACCTCGTCGCGAGGTAATTGTCAGTCAGCTTGTGCTGGGCCGTGACCTGATTGTCCGCTCGTTGTCGTTCCAGGTCGCATTCCTCTCGGCGGCCGCAGTCGCGGGACGCGTCGGCGCGACGTCTCTGGGCGGCCACCAGGTGATGCTGCAACTGTGGAATTTGATTTCGCTACTGCTGGATTCTCTCGCCATTGCTGCTCAGACGCTGGTTGGTGCGGCGCTGGGTGCTGGCACCGTCGCTGTAGCCAGGTGGACGGGCCGGCGGGTGACTTACTGGTCAGCAGGTATCTCGGTTGGATTGGCGGTCGTTTTCGCCGTTCTCAACGCCGCAATAGTGCGTCTGTTTACCTCTCACGATGGGGTGATTGATGCAGTCGTCAGTGGCCCCTGGTGGATTTTGGTAGCGATGATTCCGATAGGAGGCGTTGTCTTCGCGCTCGATGGTGTGCTTCTTGGTGCCAGCGACGCAGCCTATCTGCGAAATGCGACAGTCGCCTCGGTACTGCTCGGTTTCCTGCCGCCGGTGTGGCTGGCGAACTTCTTCGGCTGGGGACTGGGCGGCATTTGGGCGGGCCTGCTGCTGTTCATGATCCTGCGCCTCGCGTTTGTTACGGTGCGTTTTATGGGAACGAAGTGGCATGGCGCCGCGCACGCCGGTTCAGAAGTGTCTTCCGAAGCGCAGTGA
- a CDS encoding DUF4439 domain-containing protein: MSFRLPPSPMPRRAFLAASLTALSAPALTSCADLVAPRPDGTIEVLHALANRDVKNLEEVQGQGSAATAVAEIRAAQAEALAAEITRACGTLKDGRAPEKCGEAVALPAAQPAPDDLVAMIDSSRSSRAILDSLASRGTLREDYDARLATAVDGGLVLAARLAGAKWEDLVPQPPTGESLLRDAESQLTDALQAEYALIYGLGVAAPHVTGDDATAVEARGVRHRLLRDAAIALFAQEELQAPSAAAGYSATKEAPAPDDAPIDYLIALERHCAQAWEDVVKAAKEAPTRLFALNAAGISAAGASSLEGDATQALPGLK, from the coding sequence GTGAGTTTTCGTCTTCCGCCCTCCCCTATGCCCCGCCGCGCCTTCCTCGCGGCCTCACTGACCGCGCTGTCCGCACCCGCACTCACCTCGTGCGCAGATCTCGTCGCCCCGCGTCCCGACGGCACGATCGAGGTTCTCCACGCGCTAGCGAACCGCGACGTCAAGAACTTGGAGGAGGTCCAGGGGCAAGGCTCAGCAGCCACGGCCGTCGCTGAGATTCGCGCGGCTCAAGCCGAAGCCCTCGCCGCCGAAATAACCAGGGCCTGCGGCACACTTAAAGACGGTCGAGCTCCCGAAAAATGCGGCGAAGCCGTAGCACTGCCCGCGGCGCAACCCGCCCCAGACGACCTGGTGGCGATGATCGATTCCTCGCGAAGCAGCCGAGCCATACTCGACAGCCTCGCCAGCCGCGGGACCCTGCGGGAGGACTACGATGCCCGGTTGGCTACCGCGGTCGACGGTGGGTTGGTGCTCGCAGCCCGCCTGGCGGGGGCTAAGTGGGAAGATCTAGTTCCACAGCCGCCCACCGGAGAGAGTCTGCTCCGCGACGCGGAGAGTCAGCTGACCGATGCTCTGCAAGCCGAATACGCCCTAATCTACGGTCTCGGCGTAGCGGCTCCTCACGTAACCGGCGACGACGCGACTGCGGTAGAGGCCCGCGGGGTTCGCCATCGGCTCCTGCGCGACGCGGCAATCGCGCTCTTTGCGCAGGAGGAACTTCAGGCGCCCAGCGCGGCCGCAGGCTACAGCGCAACGAAGGAAGCGCCGGCGCCCGATGACGCCCCCATCGACTATCTCATCGCACTGGAGAGGCACTGCGCACAGGCATGGGAGGACGTCGTAAAGGCAGCGAAAGAGGCCCCCACGCGCCTCTTCGCGCTGAACGCAGCGGGAATCTCGGCGGCGGGGGCCTCCTCCCTGGAGGGCGATGCCACGCAGGCCCTGCCAGGACTGAAATAG
- the nusA gene encoding transcription termination factor NusA, with translation MKIELAALRTLEKEKGIPVEEMLSLVARTLRESYRGTTAPAKYARVEIDDETGDVTVFAQERDEEGNLISEWDDTPEDFERTAAYAVRQTILQRLRDAESDKVLDEYADLSNQVISGVVQRDVHANEKGIVVIHIGSEANGRDGILLPAEQLPGEELKHGDRVKCYVVGVNKTPRGVVINLSRTHPELIRKLFELEVPEVADGAVELISIAREAGHRTKVAVRPMVKGLNAKGACIGPRGQRVSSIMNELKGEKIDIIDYDEDSAKYVGNSLAPAKVVSVKILDEEERRAHVVVPDYQLSLAIGKEGQNARLAARLTGWRIDIHSDTE, from the coding sequence GTGAAGATTGAATTAGCCGCTCTTCGAACCCTGGAGAAGGAGAAGGGCATCCCCGTTGAGGAGATGCTGTCCCTGGTCGCCCGCACGCTGCGCGAGAGCTACCGTGGCACCACCGCGCCGGCTAAGTACGCGCGCGTCGAAATCGACGACGAGACCGGCGACGTTACAGTCTTCGCCCAGGAGCGCGACGAGGAGGGAAACCTCATCTCGGAATGGGACGACACTCCGGAGGACTTTGAGCGCACCGCAGCCTACGCAGTCCGCCAGACCATCCTCCAGCGTCTCCGAGACGCCGAGAGTGACAAGGTTCTGGACGAGTACGCGGATCTGTCCAACCAGGTCATCTCCGGTGTCGTGCAGCGGGATGTGCACGCCAATGAGAAGGGCATCGTCGTCATCCACATTGGCTCGGAGGCCAACGGCCGTGACGGTATTCTCCTGCCGGCCGAGCAGCTGCCGGGCGAGGAACTCAAGCACGGCGATCGCGTCAAGTGCTATGTCGTGGGCGTGAACAAGACCCCGCGCGGCGTGGTTATTAATCTCTCGCGCACGCACCCCGAGCTGATTCGAAAGCTCTTCGAGCTCGAGGTTCCCGAGGTCGCCGATGGTGCGGTCGAACTCATCTCGATCGCGCGGGAGGCCGGCCACCGCACGAAGGTCGCAGTACGCCCGATGGTCAAGGGACTAAACGCTAAGGGCGCTTGCATCGGCCCGCGCGGCCAGCGCGTCTCGTCGATCATGAACGAACTCAAGGGCGAAAAGATCGACATCATCGACTACGACGAGGATTCGGCGAAGTACGTCGGAAACTCCTTGGCGCCGGCGAAGGTCGTCAGCGTGAAGATTCTCGATGAAGAAGAGCGTCGTGCCCACGTGGTCGTTCCCGACTACCAGCTGTCGCTGGCTATCGGTAAGGAGGGGCAGAACGCCCGCCTCGCCGCGCGTCTGACCGGCTGGCGCATCGACATCCACTCCGATACGGAGTAA
- a CDS encoding YlxR family protein — MTNPRVINPSSNSLARTRTCIATRQRCSESNLLRVVASAEEDGITAIVPDPRRRMPGRGAWITPTSAAWETAHKRRAFGRALKVSTPVDATPVKRYIDRLEGGDVPQSRNQEKRKT; from the coding sequence ATGACGAATCCGCGGGTGATTAACCCGAGTTCGAACTCCCTCGCGCGTACCCGTACTTGCATCGCTACAAGGCAGCGTTGTTCGGAATCGAACCTGCTGCGAGTCGTCGCCTCCGCGGAAGAGGATGGAATCACGGCCATTGTTCCCGACCCACGGCGTCGAATGCCGGGGCGTGGAGCTTGGATTACTCCAACTTCGGCCGCGTGGGAGACTGCGCACAAGCGTCGCGCTTTTGGCCGCGCACTGAAGGTGTCCACGCCAGTGGATGCGACTCCGGTGAAGCGCTACATCGATCGCCTCGAAGGCGGGGATGTTCCGCAGAGTCGGAATCAAGAGAAAAGAAAGACCTGA
- the rbfA gene encoding 30S ribosome-binding factor RbfA yields the protein MADPARARRLSKRILEIVASAIEREIKDRRLELVTITDCRVTGDLHDATVFYTVRGRTLEEEPDYATAEAALDKAKGQLRSLVGRGTGVRYTPTLTFEVDTVPEASAHMEDLLEKTRARDAELAELAKNAKPAGESNPYRGADE from the coding sequence ATGGCAGATCCAGCACGCGCACGCCGACTGTCCAAGCGGATTTTGGAAATTGTCGCCAGCGCTATTGAGCGCGAGATTAAGGACCGTCGACTTGAACTAGTCACCATCACGGATTGCCGCGTTACTGGCGACCTTCATGACGCGACTGTTTTCTACACTGTGCGCGGTCGTACTCTCGAGGAGGAGCCGGATTACGCCACCGCCGAGGCCGCGCTGGACAAAGCCAAGGGCCAGCTGCGTAGCCTCGTTGGGCGTGGCACTGGCGTTCGCTACACCCCGACGCTGACTTTCGAAGTCGACACCGTGCCAGAAGCCAGCGCCCACATGGAGGACCTGCTGGAGAAGACACGCGCTCGCGACGCGGAATTGGCAGAGTTGGCGAAGAATGCGAAGCCGGCCGGGGAATCGAACCCGTACCGCGGCGCAGACGAATAA
- a CDS encoding DUF6928 family protein, with translation MGFNTNLLALSDELPRTNILNYPPASAEETLAQLEKLWPGKFEFDSEVTIEDGHDRYFHAVAFGPTLLFGTDLVDFLREDTALANDPRGQWALSMNSVVDFCHYKTPTRELEASCEDYGFDMQKFFHSDSLLEFEVPFANGEHPLVLDTTEVTQWEEANRCPAPRDKNGEVSFLFHPLELGNAAVKWIFGVEGETPSSDSVMDSLPDCSHVNGLPMYRFVERG, from the coding sequence ATGGGCTTCAATACTAATCTTCTTGCACTCTCAGATGAGCTACCTCGAACCAATATCCTGAACTACCCTCCGGCAAGCGCTGAGGAGACCCTCGCGCAGCTAGAAAAGTTGTGGCCAGGGAAATTTGAGTTCGATAGTGAGGTGACGATTGAGGACGGACACGATCGGTACTTCCATGCAGTAGCCTTCGGCCCGACACTGCTTTTTGGTACTGATTTGGTTGATTTCTTGCGGGAAGATACCGCGCTAGCAAATGATCCGCGTGGGCAATGGGCATTAAGTATGAATAGTGTCGTTGATTTTTGCCACTACAAGACTCCGACCAGGGAACTGGAAGCCTCCTGTGAAGATTACGGCTTCGATATGCAGAAATTTTTCCATTCGGATTCGCTGTTAGAATTCGAGGTACCGTTTGCTAACGGAGAACACCCATTGGTCTTAGATACGACAGAGGTGACGCAGTGGGAAGAGGCCAATAGATGCCCTGCTCCGAGGGATAAAAACGGTGAGGTGAGTTTTCTCTTCCATCCGTTGGAGTTGGGAAATGCCGCAGTGAAGTGGATTTTTGGCGTTGAGGGAGAGACTCCGTCGTCCGACAGCGTGATGGATTCTCTCCCGGACTGCTCGCATGTCAATGGGTTGCCGATGTATCGCTTCGTGGAGCGTGGCTAA
- a CDS encoding DHH family phosphoesterase yields MTTSPQAQEQAAHQLSQAIGRHMSKPIQQTQAMLTDAKKVGVVCHVHPDADAVGAAAAMVMALRQRGLWAVASYGNNELPAKSLLTIPGWDSFVPFTQLDEDIDTWITVDCASPGRLGQLEERLMSSDRLINVDHHPTNTRFGTIDLVDEYSESTTMVLLDFFGVWGIKLTREMAHALYAGLLTDTASFHFGRSRMHTAAARLLDKGLDPRTIGAQLLEEHPFAYLPFLGKVLSTAVHDKAWGNGVGLVHVTISHEDQRDVGHDEIEAVIDIVRTTNAADACAVLKEYTPGVWSISLRSRELVDVSQVALSLGGGGHLRAAGITIEGTREEVVAALLGASEVASATVDFE; encoded by the coding sequence GTGACAACCTCTCCGCAGGCCCAAGAGCAAGCTGCCCACCAGCTCTCGCAGGCAATCGGCCGCCATATGTCGAAGCCGATTCAGCAGACTCAGGCCATGCTGACTGATGCTAAGAAGGTCGGCGTTGTCTGCCATGTCCACCCCGATGCGGATGCCGTGGGAGCGGCGGCCGCAATGGTCATGGCCCTGCGCCAGAGGGGCCTGTGGGCGGTGGCGTCCTACGGCAACAACGAGCTGCCCGCCAAGTCCCTGCTAACCATTCCCGGATGGGACTCCTTCGTGCCGTTTACGCAGCTCGATGAGGACATCGACACGTGGATTACCGTGGATTGCGCAAGCCCAGGGCGGCTCGGACAGCTAGAGGAGCGCCTCATGAGCTCCGACCGCCTCATCAACGTCGACCATCACCCGACCAATACCCGGTTCGGCACCATTGACCTGGTTGATGAGTACTCCGAGTCCACCACGATGGTATTGCTCGACTTCTTCGGCGTATGGGGCATTAAGCTGACCCGGGAGATGGCGCATGCCCTCTACGCGGGACTGCTCACAGACACCGCATCCTTCCACTTCGGCCGCTCGCGGATGCACACCGCAGCCGCACGCCTGTTGGATAAGGGCTTGGACCCGCGCACCATCGGCGCCCAGCTCCTGGAGGAGCACCCCTTTGCTTACCTTCCTTTCCTGGGCAAAGTCCTCTCAACAGCCGTTCACGACAAGGCCTGGGGCAACGGCGTTGGCCTGGTTCACGTGACGATTTCCCACGAGGATCAGCGCGATGTCGGCCACGACGAGATTGAAGCCGTCATCGACATCGTCCGTACCACCAACGCGGCCGATGCCTGCGCGGTGCTGAAGGAGTACACGCCCGGCGTGTGGAGCATCTCTCTGCGCTCCCGCGAGCTCGTCGATGTCTCCCAGGTCGCTCTTTCCCTCGGCGGTGGCGGCCATCTGCGCGCCGCGGGCATTACCATCGAGGGCACGCGCGAGGAGGTCGTCGCCGCGCTGTTAGGTGCTTCTGAGGTGGCCTCTGCCACCGTTGACTTCGAGTAG
- the infB gene encoding translation initiation factor IF-2 translates to MSGKLRVHELAKQLGVTSKELLAELKEHGEFVKTASSTVEPPVVKKMKKVYEEKNAGSEPAADKTAEKAPAAKPAAKAPAKSAAAKPVAKPAAKPAAKAPAKPAAAKPGAKPAAKAPAKPAAPKAAEKEAQSKPAPRPGARPTPGAASNQGAQRSAAKPSATPAAPRPQQRPAGGPAGPKPGPKPGARAPRVANNPFSTGGASRPAPRPSNMPRPQGGNAGGRPGPKPGARPGGPRPQGGQGRGPKPGGNRPQGGQGRGPKPGGNRPSPAMMPSHPNPGQMPSQSSRGGGSGGRGRGGGPGGPGGGPRGGRGGRRGGTAGAFGRPGGAPRKGRKSKRQKRNEYEAMQAPSVVGGVKLPNGHGETIRLARGASLSDFAEKIGAEAAALVQALFNLGEMVTATASVSDETLQLLGDEMDYKVQVVSPEDEDRELLESFDLQYGEDEGEDEDLQQRPPVVTVMGHVDHGKTRLLDTIRKANVGSHESGGITQHIGAYQVPVELDGESRKVTFLDTPGHEAFTAMRARGAKSTDIAILVVAADDGVMPQTVEAINHAKAAEVPIVVAVNKIDKDGADPQKIRGQLTEYGLTDEEWGGDTMFVDISAKQGTNIESLLEAVLLTADASLDLRANPNMDAQGVAIEAHLDRGRGSVATVIVQRGTLRVGDSIVVGDAYGRVRRMVDEYGNDVDEAGPSRPVQVLGLTSVPGAGDNLLVVDEDRTARQIADRRDARRRNAMQARRRKRVSLETLDEILKETNTLNLILKGDNAGTVEALEEALLKIEVDDEVALNIIDRGVGAVTQTNVSLAAASDAVIIGFNVRAEGKATEAANAEGVDIRYYTVIYRAIEEVEAALKGMLKPIYEEKDLGRAEIRAIFKSSAVGLIAGCMVESGKMRRNAKVRLVRDGNVVTDGATIESLRREKDDATEVAAGYECGMVLSYPDIQVGDFIEAYEMVEVPRT, encoded by the coding sequence GTGTCCGGAAAGCTACGTGTCCATGAGCTCGCAAAGCAGCTCGGGGTCACCAGCAAAGAACTACTGGCCGAGCTGAAAGAGCACGGCGAGTTCGTTAAGACAGCTTCTTCGACGGTCGAACCGCCCGTCGTCAAGAAGATGAAGAAGGTATACGAGGAGAAGAACGCAGGCTCCGAGCCCGCCGCAGACAAGACTGCGGAGAAGGCTCCCGCGGCTAAGCCAGCAGCGAAGGCTCCGGCAAAGTCCGCCGCAGCTAAGCCGGTTGCAAAGCCCGCAGCTAAGCCTGCGGCCAAGGCCCCGGCCAAGCCCGCAGCCGCGAAGCCGGGTGCAAAGCCGGCAGCTAAGGCTCCGGCCAAGCCCGCAGCTCCAAAGGCCGCAGAGAAGGAAGCCCAGTCGAAGCCGGCACCGCGTCCGGGCGCTCGCCCGACACCGGGTGCCGCTTCCAACCAGGGTGCGCAGCGCTCCGCTGCGAAGCCCTCCGCGACTCCGGCCGCACCGCGCCCGCAGCAGCGCCCCGCCGGCGGTCCGGCAGGCCCGAAGCCGGGCCCAAAGCCTGGCGCTCGAGCACCGCGCGTCGCCAACAACCCGTTCTCCACGGGTGGGGCGTCCCGTCCGGCTCCGCGCCCGTCGAACATGCCTCGCCCGCAGGGTGGTAATGCCGGCGGTCGCCCCGGCCCGAAGCCGGGAGCCCGTCCGGGCGGCCCGCGTCCGCAGGGCGGCCAGGGGCGTGGACCGAAGCCGGGTGGCAATCGCCCGCAGGGCGGTCAGGGACGTGGCCCAAAGCCGGGCGGTAACCGTCCGTCTCCGGCCATGATGCCATCGCACCCGAATCCTGGACAGATGCCGAGCCAGTCGTCCCGAGGGGGCGGCTCCGGTGGTCGCGGCCGCGGTGGCGGACCGGGCGGTCCCGGTGGCGGCCCGCGCGGTGGCCGCGGCGGTCGTCGCGGCGGTACCGCAGGTGCTTTCGGTCGCCCAGGAGGAGCCCCGCGCAAGGGACGCAAGTCGAAGCGGCAGAAGCGCAACGAGTACGAGGCAATGCAAGCTCCGTCCGTGGTTGGCGGCGTTAAGCTGCCGAACGGCCACGGCGAGACCATTCGCCTCGCACGCGGTGCGTCCCTGTCCGATTTCGCCGAGAAGATCGGTGCAGAGGCAGCCGCACTGGTTCAGGCGCTGTTCAACCTCGGCGAGATGGTGACCGCGACGGCTTCCGTCTCTGACGAGACCCTGCAGCTGCTGGGCGACGAGATGGACTACAAGGTCCAGGTCGTCTCCCCGGAGGACGAGGACCGCGAGCTGCTCGAGTCTTTCGACCTGCAGTACGGCGAGGACGAGGGTGAAGATGAAGATCTTCAGCAGCGTCCGCCGGTGGTCACCGTCATGGGTCACGTCGACCACGGTAAGACCCGACTGCTCGACACCATCCGCAAGGCGAACGTCGGTAGCCATGAGTCCGGCGGCATTACCCAGCACATCGGTGCCTACCAGGTCCCGGTGGAGCTCGATGGTGAGTCCCGCAAGGTGACCTTCCTGGATACCCCGGGTCACGAGGCCTTCACGGCTATGCGTGCCCGCGGTGCAAAGTCCACCGATATCGCGATTCTGGTTGTCGCTGCAGACGACGGCGTGATGCCTCAGACCGTTGAGGCCATCAACCACGCCAAGGCTGCAGAAGTTCCTATCGTCGTCGCCGTGAACAAGATTGACAAAGATGGTGCCGATCCGCAGAAGATTCGCGGACAGCTCACTGAGTACGGTCTTACCGACGAAGAGTGGGGCGGCGACACCATGTTTGTCGACATCTCCGCTAAGCAGGGCACTAATATCGAGAGCCTTCTCGAGGCCGTCCTGCTTACCGCTGATGCTTCGCTGGATCTGCGTGCTAACCCGAACATGGACGCTCAGGGTGTGGCCATTGAGGCTCACCTCGACCGCGGCCGCGGTTCGGTTGCAACCGTCATCGTCCAGCGCGGTACTCTCCGCGTCGGCGATTCGATTGTCGTCGGTGACGCCTACGGCCGTGTGCGCCGCATGGTCGACGAGTACGGCAACGATGTCGACGAGGCCGGCCCGTCGCGTCCGGTCCAGGTTCTGGGCTTAACCTCGGTGCCGGGCGCCGGCGACAACCTCCTGGTTGTCGACGAGGACCGCACTGCACGCCAGATTGCGGATCGCCGTGACGCGCGTCGTCGAAACGCGATGCAAGCACGTCGTCGTAAGCGCGTCTCCCTGGAGACCCTGGACGAAATCCTGAAGGAGACCAACACCCTCAACCTGATCTTGAAGGGCGACAACGCCGGTACCGTCGAGGCACTGGAAGAGGCGCTGCTCAAGATCGAGGTCGACGACGAGGTTGCTCTGAACATCATCGACCGCGGCGTCGGTGCTGTCACTCAGACCAACGTTTCGCTGGCCGCTGCGTCTGACGCCGTCATCATCGGCTTCAACGTCCGTGCCGAGGGCAAGGCTACCGAGGCGGCGAACGCCGAGGGTGTCGACATCCGCTACTACACGGTCATCTACCGCGCCATCGAAGAGGTCGAGGCTGCCCTGAAGGGTATGCTCAAGCCGATCTACGAGGAGAAGGACCTGGGTCGCGCAGAGATCCGCGCAATCTTCAAGTCCTCCGCTGTCGGCCTCATCGCCGGTTGCATGGTCGAGTCCGGCAAGATGCGCCGCAATGCCAAGGTCCGCTTGGTTCGTGACGGCAACGTTGTTACCGATGGTGCGACAATTGAGTCGCTGCGCCGCGAGAAGGACGATGCGACCGAAGTTGCTGCTGGCTACGAGTGCGGTATGGTGCTGTCCTACCCGGATATCCAGGTTGGTGACTTCATCGAGGCTTACGAGATGGTTGAGGTGCCACGCACCTAG